Proteins from a genomic interval of Trifolium pratense cultivar HEN17-A07 linkage group LG6, ARS_RC_1.1, whole genome shotgun sequence:
- the LOC123891145 gene encoding uncharacterized protein LOC123891145 isoform X7, whose translation MRTQLQQLCVDKKEQELEVCGTEISGQSGSSSRSEQTTGIATGDNAAFEVNHLDIHDNDAGSRVVNKKKKCQQRVSDGGDTSGMGLPQVTMKVFEKIESKGKTTFNEVADELVAELSDPMNSVLSPEKFVGLKNLVQRNEQLYRSENPPSGGLSLPFVLVQTPPHATVELEVEISEDNQDMQLVHFDFNSAPFQLYDDNYVLKSMEFCDRPRSDIVMLTEEGEVSSLSGLNQLQVPPSVPGILENNTMESNKRRRCGSSLTLSGITNVTSSSLHSQVSSKNVFRKPLHIGPGKYVLKRPRSPHRIDESSQMNFDKSNNKEIYVECNENGEEYDVPDNNSVSSENVFRKPLHIGPGKYVLKRPRSPHRRDETSLMNFDISNNKEIYVECNENGEEYDVPDNHSFFGYIPDNHSVQVVTSQYWDIGEPTCICEYCGAMMWSEERLRKSSKAKNPKFNMCCFQGRIVIPHYHPLPQPLNDLFHKHDKRSKYFLDNIRSFNSMFAFTSMGGKLNKSLNDGNATPTLLMNGENYHQIGSLLPHPGIQPKFAQLYIYDTENEISNRMSVVSMKDNSSSLKATIVDDIKKVLDNHNPYAQTYRMIRDKICENDVPTLKLRILGKRGRDGRRYNLPTTSEVAALIVGDFDAADFERDIILETQSGLLKRISAFEPAYLPLQYPMLFPRGEDGFRKDIQYNDDSNAPTIKRRTITLREWFAYRIQQRITEQSTLLFSRRLFHQFLVDAYSMIESSRLKWIRNHQKDLRVEMYKGLTEAILRGEITPSTAGKRIVLPSSFTGGARYMIQNYQDAMTICGWAGHPDLFITFTCNHKWPELCGFLSKYKLKSKDRPDLVCRLFKIKLDHLIKEIKEGEIFGKVKAVIYTIEFQKRGLPHAHILVFLHPGSRHVHPQDIDRIICAEIPDKHSDPKLFNIVSALMIHSPCGDQNKNSPCMHNGKCTKYFPKRFVDNTIIDADGYPVYRRRDNGVFIRKGEFLVDNRFVVPYNRHLLLKYNSHINVEWCNQSRSLKYLFKFVNKGHDRVTAGFYNNDSKYDDEIKLYYDCRYLSSYEAVWRIFTFDINYKKPSVERLTFHLPGEQPVVFDDVDPINEVVNKPFIHNTKFLAWMDANKKYEEAKNLTYNQFPLKFVWKDSERQWYPRKKGHKIGRLHFVPPGIGEIYYLRTLLNYVKGPRSFAEIRTVNNVHYPTFKEACYAMSLLDDDKEYIDAIMEASHWGTGSNLRELFANYLLSNQFSRPEFVWNETWEYLTDDILSTQRMLLQLQDLVLSPTELKIFALSEIEKLLQSNHKSLSDFPTMPQPDLSMITARENRLIYDELNYDRHSLVEEYTRLMSTMTSEQRRIYDKIMTRVTENKPGLFFLYGYGGTGKTYIWRAMSAALRSKGDIVLTVASSGIAALLIPGGSTAHSRFSIPIQVDENSTCNIKQGSPLAELIVKAKLIIWDEAPMAHKHCFEAVDRTFRDILRFCDSRNINLPFGGKVVVLGGNFRQILPVIPKGTRQEVVHATINSSYLWDFCEVMTLHTNMRLLTDSLDSDFQQRKEFSDWILGIGDGNVGEDNDVDISVQIPDDLLIKSAGDSLTSIVYSTYPSFLDNMNDLSFFQDRAILAPKNDIVDKINDYMLGLIPGDRKTYLSFDSAYSPNSDVDNPDNVHTTEFFNTINGFGLPNHIVKLKVGVPVMLLRNINHSSGLCNGTRLIITRMGKYVLEGKVISGSNLGHKVYIPRLSLTPADVRIPFKFQRKQFPLTLSFAMTINKSQGQSLKHVGLYLSCSVFSHGQLYVALSRVTSRKGLKILAIDDESQDTNMTANVVYKEIFQKLS comes from the exons GTGGCAGATGAACTTGTGGCTGAACTTTCTGATCCAATGAATAGTGTTTTGTCCCCCGAGAAG TTTGTAGGTCTTAAGAACCTTGTTCAACGAAATGAGCAACTATATAGATCAGAAAATCCTCCCAGCGGAGGTTTATCTTTACCTTTTGTTCTGGTACAG ACGCCTCCGCATGCAACTGTTGAACTTGAAGTGGAAATATCAGAAGACAATCAAGATATGCAACTTGTTCATTTTGATTTCAATAG TGCCCCTTTTCAACTGTATGACGACAATTATGTGCTCAAATCAATGGAATTTTGTGATAGACCTCGGAGTGATATTGTTATGCTCACGGAAGAAGGGGAAGTTTCTAGCTTGTCAGGCTTGAATCAGTTACAGGTTCCTCCTTCAGTTCCTGGAATACTAGAG AACAATACAATGGAGTCAAACAAAAGGCGTAGATGTGGTTCGAGTTTGACATTATCTGGTATTACTAATG TTACTTCTTCATCATTGCATTCACAAGTGTCCAGCAAAAATGTGTTTCGAAAACCTTTGCATATTGGACCTGGTAAATATGTTCTCAAGCGCCCCAGAAGCCCACATAGAATAGATGAAAGTTCTCAAATGAATTTCGACAAATCTAACAATAAGGAAATATATGTGGAATGCAACGAGAATGGCGAAGAGTATGATGTTCCTGATAATAATTCTG TGTCCAGCGAAAATGTGTTTCGAAAACCTTTGCATATTGGACCTGGTAAATATGTTCTCAAGCGCCCCAGAAGCCCACATAGAAGAGATGAAACTTCTCTAATGAATTTCGACATATCTAACAATAAGGAAATATATGTAGAATGCAACGAGAATGGCGAAGAATATGATGTTCCTGATAATcattctttttttggttacattccTGATAATCATTCTG TTCAAGTTGTTACCTCACAATACTGGGACATTGGAGAACCAACATGCATTTGTGAGTACTGTGGTGCAATGATGTGGTCTGAAGAAAGACTGCGAAAGTCGTCTAAAGCAAAAAATCCAAAGTTTAATATGTGTTGCTTCCAAGGGAGGATTGTGATTCCTCATTACCATCCTCTTCCACAGCCACTGAATGATTTGTTTCACAAACATGACAAGAGAAGCAAATATTTTTTGGATAACATCAGATCATTCAATAGTATGTTTGCTTTCACATCTATGGGTGGGAAATTGAATAAGTCACTAAATGATGGAAATGCTACTCCAACTCTTCTCATGAATGGTGAAAACTATCATCAGATCGGAAGTTTGCTTCCACATCCAGGAATTCAGCCCAAGTTTGCtcaattatatatttatgaCACTGAAAATGAAATAAGTAACAGAATGTCAGTTGTAAG TATGAAAGACAATAGCTCTTCATTGAAAGCAACAATTGTTGATGATATTAAGAAAGTTCTCGATAATCATAATCCATATGCTCAAACATATAGGATGATTCGAGACAAAATTTGTGAAAATGATGTTCCGACATTGAAGTTGAGAATATTAGGCAAGAGAGGACGTGATGGTAGGAGATACAATCTTCCAACAACATCAGAAGTTGCAGCTTtaattgttggtgattttgaTGCAGCCGACTTTGAGAGAGATATAATTTTGGAGACTCAGTCAGGTTTATTGAAACGTATCTCAGCATTTGAACCTGCATATTTGCCATTACAATATCCCATGCTCTTTCCTCGAGGAGAAGATGGATTTAGGAAGGACATCCAATACAATGATGATTCAAATGCACCTACAATAAAAAGACGAACAATTACTCTTCGAGAGTGGTTTGCTTATAGGATCCAGCAGAGGATTACTGAACAATCAACTTTATTGTTTTCTAGACGTTTATTCCATCAGTTTCTGGTGGATGCTTATAGTATGATTGAGTCTTCACGGTTGAAATGGATTAGAAATCATCAAAAAGATTTGAGAGTTGAGATGTACAAGGGTCTTACAGAGGCCATTCTTAGAGGGGAGATTACTCCGTCAACAGCTGGCAAGAGAATTGTGTTGCCGTCATCTTTTACCGGAGGAGCACGCTATATGATTCAAAACTACCAGGATGCTATGACAATATGTGGATGGGCTGGACATCCTGATTTGTTCATCACTTTTACTTGCAATCATAAGTGGCCAGAATTGTGTGGATTTTTGAGCAAATACAAACTAAAGTCGAAAGACCGACCAGATTTAGTTTGCAGACTTTTCAAAATTAAACTCGATCATTTGATAAAAGAGATAAAGGAAGGAGAAATCTTTGGCAAAGTTAAAGCAG TGATATACACAATCGAATTTCAAAAGCGTGGACTACCGCATGCTCACATACTGGTATTTTTGCACCCTGGTAGTAGGCATGTACATCCTCAAGATATAGACAGAATAATCTGTGCTGAGATTCCAGATAAACATAGTGATCCTAAACTATTTAATATAGTGTCTGCGCTTATGATTCATAGTCCATGTGGTGATCAGAATAAAAATTCTCCATGCATGCATAATGGAAAATGTACCAAATATTTTCCAAAGAGGTTTGTTGACAACACAATTATTGACGCAGATGGATATCCAGTATACAGAAGGCGAGATAATGGCGTGTTTATTAGAAAGGGCGAGTTTTTGGTTGATAATAGATTTGTAGTGCCATATAATAGACATCTGCTGTTGAAGTACAATTCTCATATTAATGTTGAATGGTGTAACCAGTCTCGATCTTTGAAGTATTTGTTTAAATTTGTCAACAAAGGGCATGATCGTGTCACTGCAGGCTTCTATAACAATGATTCTAAATATGATGACGAAATAAAGTTGTATTATGATTGTAGATATTTGTCATCCTATGAAGCAGTTTGGAGAATTTTTACTTTTGACATTAACTACAAAAAACCTTCAGTGGAGAGGTTAACCTTCCATTTGCCAGGTGAACAACCAGTTGTTTTTGACGACGTTGATCCAATTAATGAGGTTGTCAATAAGCCATTTATTCATAATACCAAGTTTTTGGCGTGGATGGATGCAAATAAGAAGTATGAGGAAGCTAAGAATCTTACTTACAATCAATTTCCTCTGAAATTTGTTTGGAAAGATTCTGAACGTCAATGGTATCCCCGAAAAAAAGGTCATAAAATTGGAAGACTTCACTTTGTACCACCTGGAATTGGTGAGATATATTATCTCAGGACTTTGCTTAATTATGTTAAAGGCCCTCGATCATTTGCTGAAATAAGGACAGTGAACAATGTTCATTATCCGACATTCAAGGAGGCTTGCTATGCGATGAGTTTGTTAGATGATGACAAAGAGTACATAGATGCCATTATGGAGGCAAGCCATTGGGGTACAGGAAGTAATTTACGGGAGCTATTTGCAAATTATTTGTTGTCAAATCAGTTTTCTAGACCTGAATTTGTTTGGAACGAGACTTGGGAGTATTTGACTGATGACATATTGAGCACACAAAGAATGCTTCTTCAATTGCAAG ATTTGGTTTTATCTCCAACAGAGTTGAAGATCTTCGCATTGTCAGAGATTGAAAAATTGCTACAAAGCAATCACAAGAGTCTGTCAGACTTTCCTACAATGCCGCAGCCAGACTTGTCAATGATTACTGCAAGAGAAAATAGGCTCATATATGATGAGCTAAATTATGACAGACACTCTTTGGTTGAAGAATACACTCGATTGATGTCAACCATGACTTCAGAACAAAGGAGAATATATGACAAGATAATGACACGAGTCACTGAAAATAAACCTGGATTGTTTTTTCTTTACGGTTATGGCGGCACAGGAAAAACTTATATTTGGAGGGCTATGTCAGCAGCATTACGCTCAAAGGGAGATATTGTTCTAACGGTTGCATCTAGTGGAATAGCTGCTTTGCTGATTCCTGGTGGAAGTACTGCACATTCAAGGTTTTCCATTCCTATACAAGTTGATGAAAACTCAACTTGCAATATTAAGCAAGGAAGCCCCTTAGCAGAACTAATAGTCAAGGCAAAGCTCATCATATGGGATGAAGCTCCAATGGCACACAAACATTGTTTTGAAGCTGTTGATAGAACCTTCAGGGATATCCTTCGATTTTGTGATAGTAGAAACATAAATCTTCCTTTTGGTGGAAAAGTTGTAGTCTTGGGAGGAAATTTTCGACAAATTTTGCCAGTTATACCAAAAGGAACGAGACAAGAAGTAGTTCATGCTACAATCAACTCCTCCTATCTTTGGGATTTTTGTGAAGTGATGACATTACATACAAACATGAGGCTACTAACTGATAGTTTAGATTCTGATTTTCAGCAAAGAAAGGAGTTCTCTGATTGGATCTTAGGAATTGGTGATGGTAATGTTGGGGAAGACAATGATGTGGATATAAGTGTTCAAATTCCCGATGATTTGCTTATAAAAAGCGCAGGTGACTCACTCACATCCATTGTTTATAGCACATATCCTTCATTCTTGGATAATATGAACGATCTTTCATTTTTTCAAGATAGGGCTATATTAGCTCCTAAGAATGACATTGTTGACAAGATCAATGATTACATGTTGGGCTTAATTCCTGGCGATCGAAAAACATATCTTAGTTTTGATTCTGCATACTCACCCAATTCAGATGTTGATAATCCAGATAATGTGCACACTAcagaattttttaacacaattAATGGTTttggacttccaaatcacataGTGAAACTAAAAGTTGGGGTGCCAGTAATGTTATTGAGAAACATAAATCATTCTtcaggattatgcaatggaactcGACTAATCATTACAAGGATGGGAAAGTATGTTCTTGAAGGAAAAGTGATATCGGGAAGTAATCTTGGCCATAAGGTTTATATACCTAGATTATCGTTAACACCTGCTGATGTCAGAAttcctttcaaatttcaaaggAAGCAATTTCCTTTGACTCTTTCATTTGCAATGACTATTAATAAAAGTCAAGGGCAGTCGTTAAAGCATGTTGGGTTGTATCTTTCTTGTTCAGTTTTCTCACATGGTCAGCTATATGTGGCGCTTTCAAGAGTTACCTCGAGAAAAGGTTTGAAAATATTGGCAATTGATGATGAAAGTCAAGATACGAACATGACTGCAAATGTTGTTTATaaagaaatatttcaaaaattatctTAA
- the LOC123891145 gene encoding uncharacterized protein LOC123891145 isoform X3, whose product MRTQLQQLCVDKKEQELEVCGTEISGQSGSSSRSEQTTGIATGDNAAFEVNHLDIHDNDAGSRVVNKKKKCQQRVSDGGDTSGMGLPQVTMKVFEKIESKGKTTFNEVADELVAELSDPMNSVLSPEKQQYDEKSIRQRTYDVLNVLMAVDIISKDRKEIQWKGLPSPSPIEELKTERLEIRNRIESKASYLQELEEQFVGLKNLVQRNEQLYRSENPPSGGLSLPFVLVQTPPHATVELEVEISEDNQDMQLVHFDFNSAPFQLYDDNYVLKSMEFCDRPRSDIVMLTEEGEVSSLSGLNQLQVPPSVPGILENNTMESNKRRRCGSSLTLSGITNVTSSSLHSQVSSKNVFRKPLHIGPGKYVLKRPRSPHRIDESSQMNFDKSNNKEIYVECNENGEEYDVPDNNSVSSENVFRKPLHIGPGKYVLKRPRSPHRRDETSLMNFDISNNKEIYVECNENGEEYDVPDNHSFFGYIPDNHSVQVVTSQYWDIGEPTCICEYCGAMMWSEERLRKSSKAKNPKFNMCCFQGRIVIPHYHPLPQPLNDLFHKHDKRSKYFLDNIRSFNSMFAFTSMGGKLNKSLNDGNATPTLLMNGENYHQIGSLLPHPGIQPKFAQLYIYDTENEISNRMSVVSMKDNSSSLKATIVDDIKKVLDNHNPYAQTYRMIRDKICENDVPTLKLRILGKRGRDGRRYNLPTTSEVAALIVGDFDAADFERDIILETQSGLLKRISAFEPAYLPLQYPMLFPRGEDGFRKDIQYNDDSNAPTIKRRTITLREWFAYRIQQRITEQSTLLFSRRLFHQFLVDAYSMIESSRLKWIRNHQKDLRVEMYKGLTEAILRGEITPSTAGKRIVLPSSFTGGARYMIQNYQDAMTICGWAGHPDLFITFTCNHKWPELCGFLSKYKLKSKDRPDLVCRLFKIKLDHLIKEIKEGEIFGKVKAVIYTIEFQKRGLPHAHILVFLHPGSRHVHPQDIDRIICAEIPDKHSDPKLFNIVSALMIHSPCGDQNKNSPCMHNGKCTKYFPKRFVDNTIIDADGYPVYRRRDNGVFIRKGEFLVDNRFVVPYNRHLLLKYNSHINVEWCNQSRSLKYLFKFVNKGHDRVTAGFYNNDSKYDDEIKLYYDCRYLSSYEAVWRIFTFDINYKKPSVERLTFHLPGEQPVVFDDVDPINEVVNKPFIHNTKFLAWMDANKKYEEAKNLTYNQFPLKFVWKDSERQWYPRKKGHKIGRLHFVPPGIGEIYYLRTLLNYVKGPRSFAEIRTVNNVHYPTFKEACYAMSLLDDDKEYIDAIMEASHWGTGSNLRELFANYLLSNQFSRPEFVWNETWEYLTDDILSTQRMLLQLQDLVLSPTELKIFALSEIEKLLQSNHKSLSDFPTMPQPDLSMITARENRLIYDELNYDRHSLVEEYTRLMSTMTSEQRRIYDKIMTRVTENKPGLFFLYGYGGTGKTYIWRAMSAALRSKGDIVLTVASSGIAALLIPGGSTAHSRFSIPIQVDENSTCNIKQGSPLAELIVKAKLIIWDEAPMAHKHCFEAVDRTFRDILRFCDSRNINLPFGGKVVVLGGNFRQILPVIPKGTRQEVVHATINSSYLWDFCEVMTLHTNMRLLTDSLDSDFQQRKEFSDWILGIGDGNVGEDNDVDISVQIPDDLLIKSAGDSLTSIVYSTYPSFLDNMNDLSFFQDRAILAPKNDIVDKINDYMLGLIPGDRKTYLSFDSAYSPNSDVDNPDNVHTTEFFNTINGFGLPNHIVKLKVGVPVMLLRNINHSSGLCNGTRLIITRMGKYVLEGKVISGSNLGHKVYIPRLSLTPADVRIPFKFQRKQFPLTLSFAMTINKSQGQSLKHVGLYLSCSVFSHGQLYVALSRVTSRKGLKILAIDDESQDTNMTANVVYKEIFQKLS is encoded by the exons GTGGCAGATGAACTTGTGGCTGAACTTTCTGATCCAATGAATAGTGTTTTGTCCCCCGAGAAG CAACAATATGATGAGAAAAGCATCCGTCAAAGGACCTACGATGTTCTGAATGTTCTCATGGCAGTGGATATTATTTCCAAGGATAGAAAGGAAATACAATGGAAGGGTCTTCCTAGTCCTAGTCCTATTGAGGAGCTAAAG ACAGAGCGTCTTGAGATCAGGAATAGAATTGAAAGCAAAGCATCGTATCTGCAGGAGCTTGAGGAACAA TTTGTAGGTCTTAAGAACCTTGTTCAACGAAATGAGCAACTATATAGATCAGAAAATCCTCCCAGCGGAGGTTTATCTTTACCTTTTGTTCTGGTACAG ACGCCTCCGCATGCAACTGTTGAACTTGAAGTGGAAATATCAGAAGACAATCAAGATATGCAACTTGTTCATTTTGATTTCAATAG TGCCCCTTTTCAACTGTATGACGACAATTATGTGCTCAAATCAATGGAATTTTGTGATAGACCTCGGAGTGATATTGTTATGCTCACGGAAGAAGGGGAAGTTTCTAGCTTGTCAGGCTTGAATCAGTTACAGGTTCCTCCTTCAGTTCCTGGAATACTAGAG AACAATACAATGGAGTCAAACAAAAGGCGTAGATGTGGTTCGAGTTTGACATTATCTGGTATTACTAATG TTACTTCTTCATCATTGCATTCACAAGTGTCCAGCAAAAATGTGTTTCGAAAACCTTTGCATATTGGACCTGGTAAATATGTTCTCAAGCGCCCCAGAAGCCCACATAGAATAGATGAAAGTTCTCAAATGAATTTCGACAAATCTAACAATAAGGAAATATATGTGGAATGCAACGAGAATGGCGAAGAGTATGATGTTCCTGATAATAATTCTG TGTCCAGCGAAAATGTGTTTCGAAAACCTTTGCATATTGGACCTGGTAAATATGTTCTCAAGCGCCCCAGAAGCCCACATAGAAGAGATGAAACTTCTCTAATGAATTTCGACATATCTAACAATAAGGAAATATATGTAGAATGCAACGAGAATGGCGAAGAATATGATGTTCCTGATAATcattctttttttggttacattccTGATAATCATTCTG TTCAAGTTGTTACCTCACAATACTGGGACATTGGAGAACCAACATGCATTTGTGAGTACTGTGGTGCAATGATGTGGTCTGAAGAAAGACTGCGAAAGTCGTCTAAAGCAAAAAATCCAAAGTTTAATATGTGTTGCTTCCAAGGGAGGATTGTGATTCCTCATTACCATCCTCTTCCACAGCCACTGAATGATTTGTTTCACAAACATGACAAGAGAAGCAAATATTTTTTGGATAACATCAGATCATTCAATAGTATGTTTGCTTTCACATCTATGGGTGGGAAATTGAATAAGTCACTAAATGATGGAAATGCTACTCCAACTCTTCTCATGAATGGTGAAAACTATCATCAGATCGGAAGTTTGCTTCCACATCCAGGAATTCAGCCCAAGTTTGCtcaattatatatttatgaCACTGAAAATGAAATAAGTAACAGAATGTCAGTTGTAAG TATGAAAGACAATAGCTCTTCATTGAAAGCAACAATTGTTGATGATATTAAGAAAGTTCTCGATAATCATAATCCATATGCTCAAACATATAGGATGATTCGAGACAAAATTTGTGAAAATGATGTTCCGACATTGAAGTTGAGAATATTAGGCAAGAGAGGACGTGATGGTAGGAGATACAATCTTCCAACAACATCAGAAGTTGCAGCTTtaattgttggtgattttgaTGCAGCCGACTTTGAGAGAGATATAATTTTGGAGACTCAGTCAGGTTTATTGAAACGTATCTCAGCATTTGAACCTGCATATTTGCCATTACAATATCCCATGCTCTTTCCTCGAGGAGAAGATGGATTTAGGAAGGACATCCAATACAATGATGATTCAAATGCACCTACAATAAAAAGACGAACAATTACTCTTCGAGAGTGGTTTGCTTATAGGATCCAGCAGAGGATTACTGAACAATCAACTTTATTGTTTTCTAGACGTTTATTCCATCAGTTTCTGGTGGATGCTTATAGTATGATTGAGTCTTCACGGTTGAAATGGATTAGAAATCATCAAAAAGATTTGAGAGTTGAGATGTACAAGGGTCTTACAGAGGCCATTCTTAGAGGGGAGATTACTCCGTCAACAGCTGGCAAGAGAATTGTGTTGCCGTCATCTTTTACCGGAGGAGCACGCTATATGATTCAAAACTACCAGGATGCTATGACAATATGTGGATGGGCTGGACATCCTGATTTGTTCATCACTTTTACTTGCAATCATAAGTGGCCAGAATTGTGTGGATTTTTGAGCAAATACAAACTAAAGTCGAAAGACCGACCAGATTTAGTTTGCAGACTTTTCAAAATTAAACTCGATCATTTGATAAAAGAGATAAAGGAAGGAGAAATCTTTGGCAAAGTTAAAGCAG TGATATACACAATCGAATTTCAAAAGCGTGGACTACCGCATGCTCACATACTGGTATTTTTGCACCCTGGTAGTAGGCATGTACATCCTCAAGATATAGACAGAATAATCTGTGCTGAGATTCCAGATAAACATAGTGATCCTAAACTATTTAATATAGTGTCTGCGCTTATGATTCATAGTCCATGTGGTGATCAGAATAAAAATTCTCCATGCATGCATAATGGAAAATGTACCAAATATTTTCCAAAGAGGTTTGTTGACAACACAATTATTGACGCAGATGGATATCCAGTATACAGAAGGCGAGATAATGGCGTGTTTATTAGAAAGGGCGAGTTTTTGGTTGATAATAGATTTGTAGTGCCATATAATAGACATCTGCTGTTGAAGTACAATTCTCATATTAATGTTGAATGGTGTAACCAGTCTCGATCTTTGAAGTATTTGTTTAAATTTGTCAACAAAGGGCATGATCGTGTCACTGCAGGCTTCTATAACAATGATTCTAAATATGATGACGAAATAAAGTTGTATTATGATTGTAGATATTTGTCATCCTATGAAGCAGTTTGGAGAATTTTTACTTTTGACATTAACTACAAAAAACCTTCAGTGGAGAGGTTAACCTTCCATTTGCCAGGTGAACAACCAGTTGTTTTTGACGACGTTGATCCAATTAATGAGGTTGTCAATAAGCCATTTATTCATAATACCAAGTTTTTGGCGTGGATGGATGCAAATAAGAAGTATGAGGAAGCTAAGAATCTTACTTACAATCAATTTCCTCTGAAATTTGTTTGGAAAGATTCTGAACGTCAATGGTATCCCCGAAAAAAAGGTCATAAAATTGGAAGACTTCACTTTGTACCACCTGGAATTGGTGAGATATATTATCTCAGGACTTTGCTTAATTATGTTAAAGGCCCTCGATCATTTGCTGAAATAAGGACAGTGAACAATGTTCATTATCCGACATTCAAGGAGGCTTGCTATGCGATGAGTTTGTTAGATGATGACAAAGAGTACATAGATGCCATTATGGAGGCAAGCCATTGGGGTACAGGAAGTAATTTACGGGAGCTATTTGCAAATTATTTGTTGTCAAATCAGTTTTCTAGACCTGAATTTGTTTGGAACGAGACTTGGGAGTATTTGACTGATGACATATTGAGCACACAAAGAATGCTTCTTCAATTGCAAG ATTTGGTTTTATCTCCAACAGAGTTGAAGATCTTCGCATTGTCAGAGATTGAAAAATTGCTACAAAGCAATCACAAGAGTCTGTCAGACTTTCCTACAATGCCGCAGCCAGACTTGTCAATGATTACTGCAAGAGAAAATAGGCTCATATATGATGAGCTAAATTATGACAGACACTCTTTGGTTGAAGAATACACTCGATTGATGTCAACCATGACTTCAGAACAAAGGAGAATATATGACAAGATAATGACACGAGTCACTGAAAATAAACCTGGATTGTTTTTTCTTTACGGTTATGGCGGCACAGGAAAAACTTATATTTGGAGGGCTATGTCAGCAGCATTACGCTCAAAGGGAGATATTGTTCTAACGGTTGCATCTAGTGGAATAGCTGCTTTGCTGATTCCTGGTGGAAGTACTGCACATTCAAGGTTTTCCATTCCTATACAAGTTGATGAAAACTCAACTTGCAATATTAAGCAAGGAAGCCCCTTAGCAGAACTAATAGTCAAGGCAAAGCTCATCATATGGGATGAAGCTCCAATGGCACACAAACATTGTTTTGAAGCTGTTGATAGAACCTTCAGGGATATCCTTCGATTTTGTGATAGTAGAAACATAAATCTTCCTTTTGGTGGAAAAGTTGTAGTCTTGGGAGGAAATTTTCGACAAATTTTGCCAGTTATACCAAAAGGAACGAGACAAGAAGTAGTTCATGCTACAATCAACTCCTCCTATCTTTGGGATTTTTGTGAAGTGATGACATTACATACAAACATGAGGCTACTAACTGATAGTTTAGATTCTGATTTTCAGCAAAGAAAGGAGTTCTCTGATTGGATCTTAGGAATTGGTGATGGTAATGTTGGGGAAGACAATGATGTGGATATAAGTGTTCAAATTCCCGATGATTTGCTTATAAAAAGCGCAGGTGACTCACTCACATCCATTGTTTATAGCACATATCCTTCATTCTTGGATAATATGAACGATCTTTCATTTTTTCAAGATAGGGCTATATTAGCTCCTAAGAATGACATTGTTGACAAGATCAATGATTACATGTTGGGCTTAATTCCTGGCGATCGAAAAACATATCTTAGTTTTGATTCTGCATACTCACCCAATTCAGATGTTGATAATCCAGATAATGTGCACACTAcagaattttttaacacaattAATGGTTttggacttccaaatcacataGTGAAACTAAAAGTTGGGGTGCCAGTAATGTTATTGAGAAACATAAATCATTCTtcaggattatgcaatggaactcGACTAATCATTACAAGGATGGGAAAGTATGTTCTTGAAGGAAAAGTGATATCGGGAAGTAATCTTGGCCATAAGGTTTATATACCTAGATTATCGTTAACACCTGCTGATGTCAGAAttcctttcaaatttcaaaggAAGCAATTTCCTTTGACTCTTTCATTTGCAATGACTATTAATAAAAGTCAAGGGCAGTCGTTAAAGCATGTTGGGTTGTATCTTTCTTGTTCAGTTTTCTCACATGGTCAGCTATATGTGGCGCTTTCAAGAGTTACCTCGAGAAAAGGTTTGAAAATATTGGCAATTGATGATGAAAGTCAAGATACGAACATGACTGCAAATGTTGTTTATaaagaaatatttcaaaaattatctTAA